Proteins from one Thalassophryne amazonica chromosome 20, fThaAma1.1, whole genome shotgun sequence genomic window:
- the LOC117501504 gene encoding golgin subfamily A member 6-like protein 22, which produces MKAKEEELRKEVEATNCFKTELETWEVELKTEREAKDGFKKELEAQEVELKMEREAKDGFKKELEAREVELKKEREAKDGFKKELEAQEVELKKEREAKDGFKKELEAREVELKKEREAKDGFKKELEAWKENFHKLEAKKNCFMRELEAQNKKLCKEFEAKDSWLKKELQEQEKKFRKELEEKNSWFQKELEAREVELKTEREAKDGFKKELEAQEENFHKQLEAKKNCFMRELEAQNKKFCKELEAKDNWLKKELQEQEEKFRKELEEKNSWFQKELEAREASSHPKSEAKDNERQESSGQKDSRRCLVVGGILFVTGFLTARFLIK; this is translated from the coding sequence ATGAAGGCCAAGGAGGAGGAATTAAGAAAGGAGGTGGAAGCAACAAACTGCTTCAAGACAGAGCTGGAGACCTGGGAAGTAGAACTGAAGACGGAGCGGGAGGCAAAGGATGGGTTCAAGAAAGAGCTGGAGGCCCAGGAAGTAGAACTGAAGATGGAGCGGGAAGCAAAGGATGGGTTCAAGAAAGAGCTGGAGGCCCGAGAAGTAGAATTGAAGAAGGAGCGGGAAGCAAAGGATGGGTTCAAGAAAGAGCTGGAGGCCCAAGAAGTGGAATTGAAGAAGGAGCGGGAAGCAAAAGATGGGTTCAAGAAAGAGCTGGAGGCCCGAGAAGTGGAATTGAAGAAGGAGCGGGAAGCAAAGGATGGGTTCAAGAAAGAGCTGGAGGCCTGGAAAGAAAACTTCCACAAACTTGAAGCCAAAAAGAACTGCTTCATGAGAGAGCTGGAGGCTCAGAACAAGAAATTATGCAAAGAGTTTGAAGCCAAAGACAGCTGGCTGAAGAAAGAGCTGCAGGAACAGGAGAAAAAATTCAGGAAGGAGCTGGAAGAGAAGAACAGCTGGTTCCAGAAAGAGCTGGAGGCCCGGGAAGTAGAACTGAAGACGGAGCGGGAGGCAAAGGATGGGTTCAAGAAAGAGCTGGAGGCCCAGGAAGAAAACTTCCACAAACAACTTGAAGCCAAAAAGAACTGCTTCATGAGAGAGCTGGAGGCCCAGAACAAGAAATTTTGCAAAGAGCTTGAAGCCAAAGACAACTGGCTGAAGAAAGAGCTGCAGGAACAGGAGGAAAAATTCAGGAAGGAGCTGGAAGAGAAGAACAGCTGGTTCCAGAAAGAGCTGGAGGCCCGGGAAGCAAGTTCTCATCCAAAATCAGAAGCCAAGGACAACGAGCGACAAGAGTCATCTGGTCAGAAAGACAGTCGGCGCTGTTTAGTAGTTGGTGGCATTTTGTTTGTTACAGGTTTCTTGACAGCAAGATTCCTCATCAAGTAG